The DNA region GACATTCGGCTGCGCCGCATCGCCTCGCTGATCAGGTATGCAGGACTGACTTCCGGTTCTTCCGTCATGACTACGATGTTCTGCCACTCGCCGCACTGATTGGATTTTTTGATCGTGTCCACGACGCAGAGCGCGTACAGACAGTCCTCAAAAGTCGCGGCCATCGTCAGCGGCCGCCCGTCCCACGTCCGCCGGTCGTCTTGATCCTGGAAGGCCTGCCGTACGGCTTGAACCATGCAGATGGTGCCGGTGAGATACGGAGACGGAATATCCCGGAACGCTTTATCCGGCAGGGACGCGTTTCCGACAGGCGTGCTGTCTTTCAGGAGGAGCTCCTGTCCATTTTCGCCGTCGTTTTTCTGTCCGTACAAATCCGTCCCGCACACTTTTAACCTTCCCGACGTCCCCACGACCGCGACCTCCTGCCGGAACTCGCCGGGGACGTTGAAATTGAGCGTAACCGTGCAGCAGGCGCCTCCTTCCAGCACCATCTGAAAGGTGCAGAAGTCGTCGCTGGTGATCTGCCGGATCCCGCGGATGTGGTCCGTCTGCTTGACGAACGTCTTGAGGAAGCCGTGCACCTTCACCGCGCGCCGCCCCGTCAGAAATGTCAGCAAGTCGATGATGTAGCTCCCGACCGAGTGCAGCCCTCCGCCTCCCATCAGGTCGTCGCAGCTCCAGTTGTACTTCTTCCCGAGGAGGCTCCCGCCGTGGACCTGCGCCTCGCAGACCAGCAGCTCGCCCACGTAACCCTCCTCCAGCAGCTCCTTCATGCGGACGAAGGCGGGGAGGAAGCGCAGCACGTTACCCATGATGCTGAGCAGCTTCGGGTAGTACTGGGCCGCCGACATCATGCGGAAGGCGTCCAGCGGCGTCGCCGTTCGGTCGCATATTACGTTTTTGCCAATTCCtagaggagggagagagagagaaagttagATGTGCatgatattaaaacaaaacttttttttaaatatatactcaaCCATTTTACCATTTCAGCCACTCTACTTCCAACTttaagtctctctctctctctgtctctctctctctctctctctctctctctctctctctctctctctctctctctctctctctctctctctgtctctctctctctctctgtctctctctctctctatgtctctctctctctctctgtctctctctctctctctctctctctctctctctctgtctctctctctctctctctctctctctctctctctctctctctgtctctctgtctctctctctctctctctctcgtctctgtctctctctctctctctctctctctctctctctctctctctctgtctctctctctctctctctctctctctctctgtctctgtctctctctctctgtctctctctctgtctctctctctctctctctctctctctctctctctctctctctctctctctctctctctctctctctctctctctctctctctctctctctctctctctctctctctctctctctctctctctctctctctctctctctctctctctctctctctctctctctctctctctctctctctctctctctctctctctctctctctctctctctctctctctctctctctctctctctctctctctctctctctctctctctctctctctctctctctctctctctctctctctctctctctctctctctctctctctctctctctctctctctctctctctctctctctctctctctctctctctctctctctctctctctctctctctgtctctct from Puntigrus tetrazona isolate hp1 chromosome 24, ASM1883169v1, whole genome shotgun sequence includes:
- the gfod1 gene encoding glucose-fructose oxidoreductase domain-containing protein 1, with the translated sequence MLPGVGVFGTSLTARVIIPLLQNEGFAVKALWGRTQEEAEELARDMNVPFYTNRIDDVLLHPDVDLVCINLPPPLTRQIAVKTLGIGKNVICDRTATPLDAFRMMSAAQYYPKLLSIMGNVLRFLPAFVRMKELLEEGYVGELLVCEAQVHGGSLLGKKYNWSCDDLMGGGGLHSVGSYIIDLLTFLTGRRAVKVHGFLKTFVKQTDHIRGIRQITSDDFCTFQMVLEGGACCTVTLNFNVPGEFRQEVAVVGTSGRLKVCGTDLYGQKNDGENGQELLLKDSTPVGNASLPDKAFRDIPSPYLTGTICMVQAVRQAFQDQDDRRTWDGRPLTMAATFEDCLYALCVVDTIKKSNQCGEWQNIVVMTEEPEVSPAYLISEAMRRSRMSLYC